The Podospora pseudopauciseta strain CBS 411.78 chromosome 7 map unlocalized CBS411.78m_7.2, whole genome shotgun sequence genome contains a region encoding:
- a CDS encoding uncharacterized protein (EggNog:ENOG503P63W), whose product MQLTTVLLGLAGTALAAPALEARDAVSAMAATPQWVVKSFTRTCNKADTSCKVTFGVDTQTGAAVTNCSYTVTGAPASRAPTNGVTCGPYTLSSSWSGQFGEGNGFTTWSLVDWSKKQIVWPAYADWELVNGKAVVPDKSYAPQTLA is encoded by the coding sequence ATGCAGCTCACCaccgtcctcctcggcctcgccgGCACCGCCCTTGCCGCTCCCGCTCTCGAGGCCCGCGACGCCGTCTCCGCCATGGCCGCCACCCCCCAATGGGTCGTCAAGTCCTTCACCCGCACCTGCAACAAGGCCGACACCTCGTGCAAGGTCACCTTTGGCGTCGACACCCAGACCGGTGCCGCCGTGACTAACTGCTCCTACACCGTCACCGGCGCCCCCGCCAGCCGCGCCCCGACCAACGGCGTCACCTGCGGCCCTTACACCCTCAGCTCGTCCTGGAGCGGCCAGTTTGGCGAGGGCAACGGCTTCACCACCTGGTCTCTGGTCGACTGGAGCAAGAAGCAGATTGTCTGGCCTGCTTATGCTGACTGGGAGTTGGTCAACGGGAAGGCTGTTGTGCCTGATAAGAGCTATGCTCCCCAGACTTTGGCTTGA
- a CDS encoding uncharacterized protein (EggNog:ENOG503P3XQ), protein MDKFKDTMRKGFEQATMINEEPAPEKKHHALNTTYPAQAHQPSMVGGTDMHFNNTAYTGQTETGKSSLGQPSSKP, encoded by the exons ATGGACAAATTCAAGGACACAATGCGCAAGGGATTCGAGCAGGCGACGATGATCAACGAAGAGC CGGCTCCCGAGAAGAAGCACCATGCTCTCAACACCACATACCCCGCCCAAGCCCATCAGCCAAGCATGGTTGGCGGAACCGATATGCACTTCAACAACACGGCGTATACTGGGCAGACTGAGACGGGCAAGAGTTCGCTGGGACAACCAAGCAGTAAGCCCTGA
- a CDS encoding uncharacterized protein (EggNog:ENOG503P3XQ) has translation MLERKPSPNLGVFRAVVHRPHWSGVRGVRAQKQQKGMRCKVNRNTKTPHITTTRLVDAGFCFELLLCLSARKPIPVPMDPEFLVKLLRAYDASFDAAAVRAAFNGSSTGNQFVQWATSHLTPDTLLTPDEFAQYAALEKAGIVDKLASSSDLAAVQGLTDENVRDAIEQLDRSTQAITKQTETLKQQREALDRLVAADRQTRQERRVFESEQDRKYESQRRDLTLAVEELSQSLDSQLLELEQQTTGAGPAIQQTVDTLFRSDDKLLASLQKLGWELDTKDPEEQNHVVMLRETCARDSREGRLIKCTVEGVRTRLDRIYLETLEKNSGSSSRVSPGEVSSLQEEVESLYSEILPVAQMSVEQQFLEPALKKVEAKNGQEQAKSKQATGYVHDCLDYLLDHVQDLSARLEAFKAYQLAADSLLEIAQSEVATKVALATPRSRRPTVSQRGVMDSPVRPRPRHARRSSGMGGAMEESPLDEILRSLAISLPHEEEGTPDFPARARELASILAERRSKTEDIAKNVQESFDYTATRQIADGKVAIQLIRDSILAESPFGHVRLVDPEIESSIDVLSQELEKIRQEKEGLDNSMAKLRARSAKKDELIARWGS, from the exons atgttggagCGGAAGCCTTCCCCGAACCTTGGCGTGTTCAGGGCAGTGGTGCACAGGCCACATTGGAGCGGGGTTAGGGGTGTGAGGGCCCAAAAACAACAGAAGGGGATGCGCTGTAAAGTCAACAGAAACACCAAAACGCCACATATCACCACGACTCGACTCGTGGATGCAGGATTTTGCTttgagctgctgctgtgtcTCTCTGCCCGCAAACCTATCCCTGTCCCGATGGACCCTGAATTTCTCGTCAAATTGCTGAGGGCGTACGACGCGTCATTCGATGCAGCGGCGGTGAGGGCCGCCTTCAACGGCTCATCCACGGGCAACCAGTTTGTGCAGTGGGCAACATCCCATCTCACCCCGGACACTCTCCTCACCCCGGACGAATTTGCCCA ATATGCTGCACTGGAGAAGGCCGGCATTGTCGACAAGCTGGCATCATCCTCGGATCTGGCTGCTGTTCAGGGACTCACGGATGAGAATGTCAGAGACGCCATCGAACAGCTGGACAGGTCTACCcaagccatcaccaagcaGACCGAGACCCTGAAGCAGCAGCGTGAGGCCCTTGACCGCCTCGTGGCTGCGGATCGCCAGACTCGCCAGGAAAGACGGGTGTTTGAGTCGGAGCAAGACCGAAAATATGAGTCCCAACGTAGGGATCTTACTCTGGCT GTTGAAGAGCTGTCTCAGTCCCTGGATTCTCAACTTCTCGAGTTGGAACAGCAAACCACAGGGGCCGGCCCGGCCATCCAGCAAACCGTCGACACCCTGTTCCGCTCAGACGATAAGCTCCTGGCAAGCCTCCAGAAACTGGGATGGGAACTGGATACAAAAGACCCTGAAGAGCAAAATCATGTCGTCATGCTGCGTGAAACATGTGCGAG GGACTCACGCGAGGGCAGGCTGATCAAGTGTACTGTGGAGGGCGTCCGGACGAGACTCGATCGTATCTATCTTGAGACCTTGGAGAAGAATTCAGGGTCCAGCAGCCGAGTCTCACCTGGAGAAGTCTCTTCCCtgcaggaggaggtcgaATCCCTCTACTCCGAGATCCTGCCTGTTGCACAGATGTCTGTCGAGCAGCAGTTTCTCGAGCCGGCgctgaagaaggtggaggccAAGAATGGCCAGGAGCAAGCAAAGTCGAAACAGGCAACTGGATAT GTTCACGACTGTCTCGACTACCTCCTCGATCATGTGCAAGATTTAAGCGCACGCCTAGAGGCGTTCAAGGCTTACCAACTCGCGGCCGATTCTCTCCTCGAGATAGCCCAGTCAGAGGTTGCCACCAAGGTCGCACTCGCAACACCGCGTTCACGCCGTCCGACCGTTAGTCAACGCGGTGTGATGGATTCTCCCGTTCGTCCTCGGCCCAGACATGCGCGACGCTCTTCTGGGATGGGCGGTGCTATGGAAGAGTCGCCACTGGACGAGATATTGCGATCGCTTGCTATCAGTTTACCccacgaggaagaggggacACCTGACTTCCCAGCTCGGGCAAGGGAGTTGGCCAGTATTCTCGCCGAAAGGCGCAGCAAGACTGAGGATATTGCCAAGAACGTACAAGAATCGTTCGATTACACGGCCACCAGACAGATTGCTGATGGAAAGGTTGCCATCCAACTCATTCGTGACTCGATCCTGGCGGAGAGCCCCTTTGGACATGTTCGACTGGTGGACCCCGAGATCGAGAGCTCGATCGATGTGCTCTCTCAGGAACTGGAAAAGATTCGCCAAGAGAAGGAAGGGCTCGACAACAGCATGGCCAAACTCAGGGCCAGAAGCGCAAAGAAGGATGAACTCATCGCTCGTTGGGGTTCGTGA